From Pleurocapsa minor HA4230-MV1, the proteins below share one genomic window:
- a CDS encoding alpha/beta hydrolase, with protein sequence MKLNTEIKGQGYPVLCLHGHPGCIASMSVFTNYLSQQYQTITPDLRGYGKSRYQQNFAMQDHLTDLIALLDQHQIEQCLVLGWSLGGIIAMELALAQPTRFSGLILIATAAHPLSSHPRETWQDLLFTGIGGIANYLKPAWQWNIDTFCKRSLFRYLIQNHKPEVYHYLAKEAVPAYLQTSKAAQNALFTAIRQGYNRLEHLDQIKIPCLMLSGECDRHIIPFASQKTAEHLSNCAYKNYPQVAHLFPWEIPDLVLADIQQWLDRYTPTN encoded by the coding sequence ATGAAATTAAATACAGAAATTAAAGGACAAGGATATCCCGTACTTTGTCTACATGGTCATCCTGGCTGTATAGCAAGCATGTCTGTATTTACCAATTATTTATCCCAGCAATATCAAACGATTACCCCCGATTTACGAGGCTACGGTAAAAGTCGTTACCAGCAAAACTTTGCCATGCAGGATCATCTGACAGATCTGATCGCCTTGCTAGACCAGCATCAAATCGAGCAATGTCTGGTATTAGGTTGGTCTTTAGGGGGCATTATCGCCATGGAATTAGCCCTAGCACAGCCCACCAGGTTTAGCGGTCTAATCTTAATTGCTACGGCTGCTCATCCCCTCAGTAGCCATCCACGAGAAACTTGGCAAGATCTGTTGTTTACAGGTATCGGGGGTATAGCTAACTATCTCAAACCAGCCTGGCAATGGAACATTGATACTTTTTGCAAGCGATCGCTGTTTCGTTATCTAATTCAAAACCACAAACCCGAAGTTTATCACTATCTAGCCAAAGAAGCTGTCCCTGCCTATTTACAAACCTCAAAAGCAGCGCAGAATGCTTTATTCACTGCCATTAGACAAGGATATAACCGCTTAGAACATTTAGATCAGATTAAGATTCCCTGCTTAATGTTATCAGGAGAATGCGATCGTCATATCATTCCCTTCGCTAGTCAAAAAACCGCCGAACATCTGAGCAATTGCGCATATAAAAACTATCCTCAAGTAGCCCATTTGTTTCCCTGGGAAATCCCAGATCTGGTTTTGGCGGATATTCAACAATGGTTGGATCGATATACACCAACAAATTAA
- a CDS encoding PAS domain-containing protein, with protein MKTGLKSTSNTAMIGVIIQLADGSIQSCNKEAEKILGYSTAAMIGVVPPKISWQTTQAENLPFPPNTHPAIAFYYSGGVASVLATGQPSSSVKIGFYQSEDHLIWLSLDSQPLFSGNTDKPSGVVTSFRDITGEQPQVDTPEFKVSAEAVPGLLYLFDAISQRNLYVNSQAYDLLGYTPEEIQAMGDEFQFEVMHPQDFAQFPAHLAKLERSQPGAVVKLEYRMRHRNGRWRWFCSQDQVYRRTADGHIEQILGVARDVSVRKQAEMALKESEERLKLALFASGTGMWFWNLQEETLEWTDQCKALFGMPLDVEPSHAKFISALHPEDRDRTQAAIDRALANQTEYNIKYRVVWPDDSIHWIFAKGKGIYNRLGQAVQMIGTVGDITNLRQAEQQLIESQKLLKLALSSAQAGTWSWDLIQQEIVWSPENYDLYGIDPQIKPLQYEDWQQSLHPHDLERTSQDLAKVLSGESAEYQTEFRVFHPQKGIRWLLGVGNVTRDVSGEPIRLSGINLDITHLKENEAALRHSKQQLRMLLDSLPIFAGFLTPDGIVTEVNQTALDLADLQPEEILNKHFSEAYWWSYDPQIQQQIDNAIMRASAGEMVRFDILARVKSEKLIVADFGIVPKFNDRQEVEYLVPFGMDISDREAAKQALKQREHELELITKVIPQQIWTAARDGHLDYINQRWQDYTGLNLEQMRKQGWASIVHPDELPTVTESWIQAVKTNSQFALEIRLRCAEGTYDWFLCKARPLRNEQGEIVKWYGTNTSITKIKQLEQKLLQQTEDLIQANQLKDEFLAIVSHELRTPLNPILGWSQLLLAGKLDADRIVQGIAIIERNAKLQAQLIDDLLDVSKILRGKLNLNKVPLNLESVIRAALSTVQLTAEAKSIQIETEFESDIGQVLGDAARLQQIMWNLITNAVKFTPEQGQIVIKLKRIATQALIEVIDTGRGIEPEFIPYVFDRFRQADSANTREFGGLGLGLAIVLHLCELHEGTVAVSSPGLNQGATFSVRLPLMNVPTPKQIDFEAEQSLRSNHFDGLTILVVDDEVDSLDILTMIVEQEGAAVISVASAAAALEALNQTTPDLIISDIGMPHTDGYSLIKQIRQLPQGRDIPAIALTAYAGEIEQQRSFDAGFKQHIAKPIDIPELITAIAKLTAIQSQL; from the coding sequence ATGAAGACAGGTTTAAAAAGCACTTCTAATACAGCCATGATAGGTGTAATCATTCAGCTGGCAGATGGTAGTATTCAAAGTTGCAATAAGGAAGCCGAAAAGATTCTGGGCTATAGCACCGCAGCAATGATTGGGGTGGTTCCGCCGAAAATATCCTGGCAGACTACTCAGGCAGAAAATTTACCTTTTCCCCCTAACACCCATCCAGCGATCGCTTTTTATTATTCTGGGGGTGTAGCTAGTGTCTTAGCCACGGGACAGCCTTCGAGTAGTGTAAAAATCGGCTTTTATCAGTCAGAAGATCATTTAATCTGGCTTTCATTGGATTCCCAGCCTTTATTTTCAGGAAACACTGACAAACCATCTGGGGTAGTAACCAGCTTTCGGGATATTACAGGGGAGCAACCCCAGGTAGATACTCCTGAGTTTAAAGTTTCGGCGGAAGCTGTTCCTGGCTTGCTGTATCTATTTGATGCAATTTCCCAGCGCAATCTTTATGTTAATTCCCAAGCTTACGATTTATTAGGCTATACCCCAGAAGAAATTCAAGCAATGGGTGATGAGTTTCAGTTTGAAGTCATGCACCCTCAAGATTTTGCGCAATTCCCCGCTCATTTAGCCAAATTAGAGCGATCGCAGCCTGGAGCAGTAGTGAAACTTGAATATCGGATGCGTCATCGCAATGGTAGATGGCGCTGGTTTTGCTCCCAGGATCAGGTATACCGCCGTACTGCTGATGGTCACATAGAGCAGATATTGGGTGTTGCTAGAGATGTTAGCGTTCGCAAGCAGGCAGAAATGGCTTTAAAAGAAAGCGAAGAACGCTTAAAACTGGCATTGTTCGCCTCTGGCACGGGAATGTGGTTTTGGAATCTGCAAGAGGAAACTCTGGAGTGGACAGACCAATGTAAAGCTCTGTTTGGGATGCCACTTGATGTTGAACCCAGCCATGCAAAATTTATTAGTGCCCTTCATCCAGAAGATCGCGATCGCACTCAAGCAGCTATTGATCGAGCTCTAGCTAATCAGACTGAATACAATATTAAATATCGTGTTGTCTGGCCAGATGATAGTATTCACTGGATATTTGCTAAAGGTAAAGGTATTTACAATCGATTGGGTCAAGCCGTCCAGATGATCGGTACGGTAGGAGATATTACTAATTTAAGACAAGCAGAACAACAGCTAATTGAAAGCCAAAAGTTGCTCAAACTTGCCCTCTCCAGCGCTCAAGCTGGGACTTGGAGTTGGGATCTGATTCAACAAGAGATTGTTTGGTCGCCAGAAAATTATGACCTGTATGGTATCGATCCTCAGATAAAGCCTTTACAATATGAGGATTGGCAACAATCATTACACCCCCACGACTTAGAGCGAACTAGCCAAGATTTAGCCAAAGTTCTATCAGGAGAATCTGCTGAATATCAGACTGAATTTCGGGTTTTCCATCCTCAAAAGGGGATTCGCTGGTTATTGGGGGTGGGTAATGTTACCCGTGATGTCAGTGGCGAGCCAATTCGTTTGAGCGGGATTAATTTAGATATTACCCATCTTAAAGAGAATGAAGCGGCTTTACGTCACAGTAAGCAGCAGCTGAGAATGTTACTCGACAGCTTACCCATTTTTGCTGGATTTTTAACTCCTGATGGAATTGTCACGGAAGTCAATCAAACAGCTTTAGATTTGGCTGATTTGCAGCCAGAAGAAATCTTAAATAAACACTTTAGCGAAGCTTATTGGTGGTCTTACGATCCTCAAATTCAGCAACAGATCGATAATGCTATTATGCGCGCCTCAGCAGGAGAAATGGTGCGTTTTGACATTCTTGCCAGGGTTAAATCAGAAAAATTGATCGTGGCGGATTTCGGCATAGTTCCCAAGTTTAACGATCGCCAAGAGGTAGAATATCTAGTTCCCTTTGGTATGGATATAAGCGATCGCGAAGCTGCTAAACAAGCTCTTAAGCAAAGAGAACATGAGCTGGAGTTAATTACTAAAGTAATTCCTCAACAAATCTGGACGGCAGCAAGAGACGGACACCTAGATTATATTAATCAACGCTGGCAGGATTATACAGGACTCAATCTAGAGCAAATGCGGAAGCAAGGTTGGGCGAGTATCGTGCATCCTGACGAATTACCAACTGTTACAGAAAGTTGGATTCAGGCAGTTAAAACCAATTCTCAATTTGCTTTAGAAATTCGTTTACGTTGTGCTGAAGGAACATATGACTGGTTTCTCTGTAAAGCTAGACCGTTGCGCAATGAACAGGGAGAAATTGTTAAGTGGTACGGCACAAACACCAGCATTACTAAAATAAAACAGCTAGAGCAAAAACTACTCCAGCAAACCGAAGATTTAATCCAAGCCAATCAGCTCAAAGATGAGTTTCTGGCGATCGTTTCTCATGAACTACGCACCCCCCTAAATCCAATCTTAGGCTGGTCACAGCTACTTTTAGCAGGGAAACTAGATGCAGACAGGATCGTTCAAGGAATAGCCATAATTGAACGAAATGCTAAATTGCAGGCACAGTTAATTGATGATTTACTTGATGTCTCCAAGATCTTACGAGGTAAGCTAAACCTCAATAAAGTGCCGTTAAATCTCGAATCAGTGATTAGAGCAGCACTTTCCACCGTCCAGCTAACCGCCGAAGCCAAATCAATCCAAATTGAAACCGAATTTGAGTCTGATATCGGTCAGGTTTTAGGAGATGCTGCGCGTTTGCAACAAATTATGTGGAATTTGATTACTAATGCCGTAAAATTTACCCCAGAACAAGGTCAGATAGTCATTAAGCTTAAAAGAATTGCTACACAAGCATTAATTGAAGTCATAGATACAGGACGAGGAATCGAACCTGAGTTTATACCCTATGTATTCGATCGCTTTCGTCAGGCAGACAGTGCCAACACGAGAGAATTTGGCGGGTTGGGCCTAGGTCTTGCCATCGTGCTTCATTTATGTGAGCTACACGAAGGAACAGTGGCGGTATCAAGTCCAGGCTTGAATCAAGGAGCGACTTTTAGCGTTAGATTACCACTTATGAATGTACCGACACCAAAGCAAATAGATTTTGAAGCCGAGCAATCATTAAGATCCAATCACTTTGACGGTTTGACTATTTTAGTCGTAGATGATGAAGTAGACTCGTTGGACATACTAACTATGATCGTAGAGCAAGAGGGTGCAGCAGTAATCTCGGTGGCATCAGCAGCAGCAGCTTTAGAAGCGTTAAACCAGACGACTCCCGACTTGATTATTAGCGATATTGGGATGCCCCACACTGATGGCTACAGCCTAATTAAGCAGATTCGCCAACTGCCTCAAGGACGAGACATACCAGCGATCGCTCTTACCGCCTATGCGGGAGAAATTGAGCAACAACGAAGCTTTGATGCGGGGTTTAAACAGCACATCGCCAAACCGATCGATATTCCCGAGTTAATTACAGCGATCGCCAAATTAACTGCAATACAGAGTCAATTATGA